Below is a window of Planococcus rifietoensis DNA.
GAATGACATCCAAGTATAGAGGTTGACTAATAAGTCGATATTCCGCAAAACAGCTGCGCTTTCCGCGGGCTCGCGGAAAGCGCAGCATGGAGCGCAGAGTCCTATATATCGAACATGACACGGTGGATCGAATAATAGCTGAATAAAATGGAAAAGAGGTGTTGTATGAAGGAAGTAGTTGGAGCTGATACAAAGACTAGGAATACAAACAAATACGATGTGGATGGCGTACCTCCATTAAGAGAAGCCATACCATTAGGATTGCAACATATTTTCGCGATGTTTTTAGGGAATGTTGCTGTCCCGATCATCATTGCAGGTGCGGTCGGCATCACCGGAGCGGATTTGACAATCTTGATTCAAAGCGCCATGGTCATGGCTGGAATTGCAACGATCATCCAATGTTACCCAATATGGCTGGTCGGGGCGCGGCTCCCGGTCGTGATGGGAACGAGCTTTGGATTTTTGCCGACCAATCTTGTCATCGCCGGCTCTTACGGCATAGGCGGATTATTGGGTGCCAGCCTGATCGGTGGTTTATTCGGCGGCGCCTTAGGGTTTTTCATCAGGAAAATAAGAAGATTCTTTCCGAAAATCGTCACCGGTACGGTCGTTCTGACGATCGGTTTGTCCCTGTTGCCTACAGGTATTGTCTCGATGGCTGGAGGCAGCGGATCTGAGAATTTTGGATCAGCTAAAAACTGGTTGGTGGCGTTACTCGTATTGGCCATTGTGCTGTTTCTCAATCGATATGCAACCGGAATGGCGAAAACATCCTCCATTTTAATTGGTATTATTATTGGATATTTAGTGGCTTTGCCGCTGGGGATGGTCGAATTCACCGCTATGAGAGAAGCTAGCT
It encodes the following:
- a CDS encoding uracil-xanthine permease family protein produces the protein MKEVVGADTKTRNTNKYDVDGVPPLREAIPLGLQHIFAMFLGNVAVPIIIAGAVGITGADLTILIQSAMVMAGIATIIQCYPIWLVGARLPVVMGTSFGFLPTNLVIAGSYGIGGLLGASLIGGLFGGALGFFIRKIRRFFPKIVTGTVVLTIGLSLLPTGIVSMAGGSGSENFGSAKNWLVALLVLAIVLFLNRYATGMAKTSSILIGIIIGYLVALPLGMVEFTAMREASWFSVPQPFYFPMEFYWGAILPMMIMFIVTSVETVGDVTAMTNGGAGREPTEKELSGSVIANGFTSSLGAIFNSLPNTSFSQNVGMIAFTKVMSRYVVAVGAGFLILAGLIPKMGALISTMPPAVIGGATVIIFSQITLTGISILTSEPLTERAKIIIGLSLVFGLGLSQVPDAMAGFPEVIKLLFGGSGITIACFMAIALNLIIPEEATKEENA